Within Sphingobium aromaticiconvertens, the genomic segment GCGTCTGCGACAGTGGGATGCGCGCCGAAAAGCCACGGCCCCCCATAGGTTTCCAGACATTCGATCCAGATCGTCTCGATCCGTTCGATGTCCGCCTTCGCTCCGGAGAAAACCGGGAATTTCTCATGCCGGACCTTGAGGTTCATCGGCAGGGCCGAACGCAGATTGGCGAAACCCGAATGAATCTCTCCACTGACCGAGCGGCAATGCGCCCGCACGACTCGGTCTGTGGGATACATGCCGACATCAGGATAGAGCTCATGCAGATATTCCGCGATCGCCAGCGTGTCCCACACCCCCGCCCCCTCATGCGTCAGGCGCGGCACGAGTACGGAGGGAGAGAGAAGCAGCAATTCAGCGCGGTTTTCCGGGTCGTCGATGTCGATCATGCGTTCCGTTACGGCAAGGCCAGCCATTCGGCATAGCAGCCAGCCGCGTAGCGACCAGGAGGAATAGGTCTTGCTCGACAAGGTCAGTTCTGCGGTCGCCATTTGTCCCTCCTGGTTTCGAAGTTACTTGCTTTCGCACATGATGCAGCGCAGCATAGAATGCATCTTTTTCCGCTACGGACAAAGGCCAAACGGTCGGTGTCGTGAAATAAGGTTCTTTGACGAATATGCGTATGCTCTACAGCGGGTATCAAGCCTGGAACGACATGCTGATGCCGGCCCGTCTGGCGGCGCAAACGGCGCTGAACTTCCGCAAGGCCTGGGGGCCGATGGGCGACCTGCCGATGTCACGCAGGATGTTCGCGCTGATGGACGTCTTCCAGGGTGCAAAGCTGACACATAAGCGTCCCGCCTATAATATCGAATCGGTGGTCAGCGGCAACGCGCGGGTGACGATACGCGAGGAAATTGCGCTGGATCGCCCGTTCGGCAATCTGCTGCATTTTGTGAAGGATGATGTCGAAGCCGCCCAGCCCAAGGTGATGGTGGTGGCGCCGATGTCGGGTCATTTCGCTACGTTGCTGCGCAACACAATCCATACGCTGCTGCGTGACCATGACGTCTATATCACCGACTGGAAAAATGCTCGCGACGTGCCCCGCAGTGCCGGGGATTTCGGTTTCGACGACTATGTCGACTATCTCATCGATTTCCAGCGGGAACTGGGTCCGGGCGCGCATATGTTCTCGGTCTGCCAGCCCTGCGTCCCCGCACTGGCGGCAGTCGCGATCATGTCGGAGGATAAGGACCCTGCCCTGCCCCGGTCGCTGACGCTGATGGGCGGGCCGATCGACACGCGTGCGGCCCCGACGGCGGTCAATGAGCTTGCCAATGAAAAGTCGATCGAATGGTTCGAAAAGAACCTGATCAGCACCGTGCCGCTGCGCTATCCCGGCGGCGGACGCGAAGTCTATCCCGGCTTTCTGCAACTATCCGCCTTCATGTCCATGAACATGGAGCGGCACGGGTCGCAGCATCGCGAACTTTATCAGCTTCTGGCCGACGGCAAGACGGTGGAAGCCGATAAGATCAAGGATTTCTACGAGGAATATTTCGCTGTCCTCGACATGACCGCGCAATTTTATCTGGAGACGGTGGACAAGGTGTTCCAGCGCACGCTGCTGGCCAAGGGCGAACTGACCCATCGCGGCCGCGCGGTAAAGCCGGGCCTCATTCGCAAGACCGCGCTGCTGACGGTCGAGGGCGAGCGGGACGATGTCTGCGCGGTCGGCCAGACCTCTGCCGCCCATGCGCTATGCACGGGCCTGCGCCCGCATATGAAGCGCCACCATCTGCAACCCGGCGTCGGCCATTATGGCGTCTTTTCCGGCAGCAAGTGGGAAAAGCAGGTCTATCCCCAGGTACGGAACATGATCCTGGCAATGAACTGAGGGCGCGCCCTACTCCCTGATCCCCGCCAGCCAGTCTGCGATCATCATGCGACCCGCTGCCACCGCCACAGGCCCGTGAGCCTCATGGTCACGGCGCAGCGCATGGCGACAGGCCCCCGCGCCATCAAGGTCGGCCCAGAAATGGGTCAGCCAATCCTCGAACCGCGGATCTTCCCCCATCTCCGCGTGAAATTGTAGCGCCAGCAGGTTAGAGCCGCGCCGGAATGCCTGATGCGCGTAGGATGTGGTGGATGCGAGCAGATCGACGCCATCGGGCAGGTCGAACGTGTCGCCATGCCAGTGAAGCACGGGCACATCGGCCAGATGGCGCAGCGGAGACCCCGCTCCGTTCGCATTGATCGTCACCGGCGCGAAACCCAGTTCGGTCGTTCCGCCCTGATAGACCCGCGCGCCCAGAGCCGCCGCGATCATCTGACTGCCCAGACACACGCCCAGCGTCGGGCGATCACGCGCCAACCGGTCGGCCAGCTTGTCGATCTGCACCGGTATCCAGGGATGGACGTCAGCTTCATAAACGCCCATCGGCCCGCCCATCATGATGAGCAGGTCTGGCGCGCAGAGGTCGACATCAGCAAAATCGTCGCCGGCCACGTCGACCCGTTCGATATGATAGCCCGCTGCCTCGATCGGCTGAAGGAAGCCAGCCGCCCCTTCGCGGGGCACATGGCGGACGATAAGCGCGGTCTTCATGCAGGATCTTCAGTCATCTGAGGCAGGACCATAAGCAGGCCAGCCATGCTTTGCCAAACAGATGTCTTTGTGATGGGGCAAAGTCGCCTATCCACCCGTCTTCAGGACTGATGCCACGGCACCATAATCGCTCCAAAGGAACAAGGGCGCTCCCCGGCTGGAGAGCGCCCTTATTCCTTACGTCACTCGATCAGGCGATTAAGCGGCCAGCTTGCGCAGCACATATTGCAGGATGCCGCCGTTCAGGAAATATTCCAGCTCGTTGATCGTGTCGATCCGGCAGAGCGCGCTGAAGGTGAAGGTCGAGCCGTCGGCGCGCTTCACGATCACGTCCACGTCCTGGCGTGGTTTCAGGCCCGCGACATTCTGGATGGTGAAGGTTTCGTCACCGGTCAGGCCCAGCGTGTCCTTGTTCTGGCCGTCCTTGAACTGGAGCGGCAGAACGCCCATGCCGACCAGGTTGGAACGGTGGATACGCTCGAAGCTCTCCACGATGACCGAGCGGACGCCCAGCAGGTTGGTGCCCTTGGCCGCCCAGTCGCGCGACGAGCCGGTGCCATATTCCTTGCCGCCGATGACGACGAGTGGGGTTCCATCCGCCTTGTGCTTCATCGCCGCGTCATAGATCGCCATGACTTCGCCGTCATAGCGGGTCATGCCGCCCTCTACCCCGTCCAGCATCAGGTTCTTGATGCGGATGTTGGCGAAGGTGCCGCGCATCATGACTTCATGATGGCCACGGCGCGCGCCGTAGCTGTTGAAGTCGGCTTGGCTCACCTGATGCTCCTGCAACCAGACGCCAGCGGGGCTGGACGCCTTGATCGAGCCGGCCGGGCTGATGTGGTCGGTCGTGATCGAGTCGCCGAAGATCGCCAGCGGCTTGGCTTCGATGACGTCGTTGACCGGCGCCGGGGTCATCGTCAGCCCCTCGAAATAAGGCGGGTTGGCGACATAGGTGGAGCCTGCGCGCCACGTATAGGTGTCCGATCCCGCAACGTCGATTGCCTGCCAGCGCGCATCGCCAGTGAAGACCGTCGAATAGCGGCTCTGGAACATGTCGCGGGTCAGCGCACCGTCCATGACCGAGCGGACTTCTTCATTGGTGGGCCAGATGTCCTTGAGGTACACGTCCTGCCCGTCGCTGCCCTGACCGATCGGGGTCGCGACGAAGTCGGTGGTGACGGTGCCCTTCAGCGCATAGGCGACGACCAGCGGCGGGCTGGCGAGGAAGTTGGCGCGCACGTCCTGCGAC encodes:
- a CDS encoding polyhydroxyalkanoate depolymerase, giving the protein MRMLYSGYQAWNDMLMPARLAAQTALNFRKAWGPMGDLPMSRRMFALMDVFQGAKLTHKRPAYNIESVVSGNARVTIREEIALDRPFGNLLHFVKDDVEAAQPKVMVVAPMSGHFATLLRNTIHTLLRDHDVYITDWKNARDVPRSAGDFGFDDYVDYLIDFQRELGPGAHMFSVCQPCVPALAAVAIMSEDKDPALPRSLTLMGGPIDTRAAPTAVNELANEKSIEWFEKNLISTVPLRYPGGGREVYPGFLQLSAFMSMNMERHGSQHRELYQLLADGKTVEADKIKDFYEEYFAVLDMTAQFYLETVDKVFQRTLLAKGELTHRGRAVKPGLIRKTALLTVEGERDDVCAVGQTSAAHALCTGLRPHMKRHHLQPGVGHYGVFSGSKWEKQVYPQVRNMILAMN
- a CDS encoding glutathione S-transferase, whose product is MATAELTLSSKTYSSWSLRGWLLCRMAGLAVTERMIDIDDPENRAELLLLSPSVLVPRLTHEGAGVWDTLAIAEYLHELYPDVGMYPTDRVVRAHCRSVSGEIHSGFANLRSALPMNLKVRHEKFPVFSGAKADIERIETIWIECLETYGGPWLFGAHPTVADAMFAPVAQRFLSYAVKLQGPCAAYCDTIADWPLMQLWLADALKEPDEMIELEVEF
- a CDS encoding glutamine amidotransferase; this encodes MKTALIVRHVPREGAAGFLQPIEAAGYHIERVDVAGDDFADVDLCAPDLLIMMGGPMGVYEADVHPWIPVQIDKLADRLARDRPTLGVCLGSQMIAAALGARVYQGGTTELGFAPVTINANGAGSPLRHLADVPVLHWHGDTFDLPDGVDLLASTTSYAHQAFRRGSNLLALQFHAEMGEDPRFEDWLTHFWADLDGAGACRHALRRDHEAHGPVAVAAGRMMIADWLAGIRE